Proteins found in one Catenulispora sp. GP43 genomic segment:
- a CDS encoding response regulator, with the protein MTAPITAPITVLVADDQALVRAGFAGIVAMADGFQVVAQACDGAQAVAAARAVCPDVVLMDVRMPGMDGLEATRLITAAGPSRVLILTTFDLDDYVFGALRAGASGFLLKDTPPEGLLAAIEVVAGGEALLAPTATRRLIQAFARQSQAAVPAADADAASASARARLRMLLTARELEVLTLIAAGLTNTEIAERLTVSTGTVKTHVGHLLAKLDARDRVQLVIQAFRAGLA; encoded by the coding sequence ATGACCGCGCCGATCACCGCGCCGATCACCGTCCTGGTCGCCGACGACCAGGCCCTGGTCCGCGCCGGCTTCGCCGGGATCGTGGCGATGGCCGACGGCTTCCAGGTCGTCGCGCAGGCCTGCGACGGCGCCCAGGCGGTGGCGGCGGCGCGCGCCGTGTGCCCGGATGTGGTGCTCATGGATGTGCGCATGCCCGGGATGGACGGTCTGGAGGCGACGCGGCTGATCACGGCGGCCGGTCCGTCGCGGGTGCTGATCCTGACCACGTTCGATCTGGACGACTACGTGTTCGGGGCGTTGCGGGCCGGGGCAAGCGGGTTCCTGTTGAAGGACACGCCGCCGGAGGGGCTGCTGGCCGCGATCGAGGTGGTCGCCGGCGGGGAGGCGCTGCTGGCGCCGACGGCGACGCGGCGGCTGATCCAGGCGTTCGCGCGGCAGTCCCAGGCCGCGGTGCCCGCGGCCGACGCCGATGCGGCCTCTGCCTCGGCGCGGGCCCGGCTGCGGATGCTGCTCACCGCGCGCGAGCTGGAGGTGCTGACTCTCATCGCGGCGGGGCTCACCAACACCGAGATCGCCGAGCGTCTGACCGTGTCCACCGGCACGGTCAAGACCCATGTCGGTCATCTGCTGGCCAAGCTCGATGCCCGGGACCGGGTGCAGCTGGTGATTCAGGCGTTCCGGGCCGGGCTGGCATAG